Proteins from a genomic interval of Patescibacteria group bacterium:
- a CDS encoding four helix bundle protein, giving the protein MADKNTNYDLEERLAKFAERVIDLVRRLPNNSINQKLIPQAVGSSGSSGANYCEACEAESKKDFKHKIGIVKKELRETKHWLRLIAKANPEQIDELRKLWKECHELLLIFSKILRSCNN; this is encoded by the coding sequence GTGGCGGATAAAAATACTAATTATGATTTAGAAGAGAGATTGGCTAAGTTCGCGGAAAGAGTGATTGATTTAGTTAGAAGATTGCCTAATAACAGCATTAACCAAAAATTAATTCCTCAAGCCGTAGGCTCTTCCGGCTCTTCGGGAGCTAATTATTGCGAGGCCTGCGAAGCGGAAAGCAAGAAGGATTTTAAGCATAAAATAGGGATAGTTAAAAAAGAATTAAGAGAAACTAAGCATTGGTTGAGACTGATAGCTAAAGCAAACCCCGAACAAATAGATGAACTTCGGAAATTATGGAAAGAATGCCATGAACTTTTACTTATATTTTCAAAAATATTAAGATCCTGCAATAATTGA
- a CDS encoding CvpA family protein codes for MGIFDIILLIILAGFVFYGLFFGLIRTLGSLAGVIVGAWLASRFYLEVFSWVGDLAFGFNNLGKVVVFIILFILINRLVCFAFVILDRTFDIISIIPFLKSINRLAGAVLGLFMGGLILGLILYVAARYAVFDSFFGDWLVNSEVAPRLVKFATVLTPLLPEVLKKLQSLI; via the coding sequence ATGGGAATTTTTGACATCATTTTATTAATCATCCTCGCCGGTTTCGTCTTTTACGGTTTATTCTTCGGCTTGATCAGGACTTTGGGGTCGCTCGCCGGCGTAATCGTCGGCGCTTGGCTGGCTAGCCGTTTTTATTTGGAAGTTTTTTCCTGGGTTGGCGATTTGGCGTTCGGGTTTAATAATTTGGGCAAGGTTGTCGTTTTTATTATTTTATTTATTTTAATAAACCGTTTAGTTTGTTTCGCTTTTGTGATTTTGGACAGGACTTTTGATATTATTTCCATCATTCCCTTTTTAAAAAGCATCAACCGTTTAGCCGGGGCGGTTTTGGGTTTATTCATGGGCGGGCTGATTTTAGGTTTGATTTTATACGTAGCGGCCCGTTACGCTGTTTTTGATAGTTTTTTTGGCGATTGGCTGGTTAATTCCGAAGTGGCGCCGCGTCTGGTTAAATTTGCCACCGTTTTAACCCCGCTCCTGCCTGAAGTTTTGAAGAAGTTGCAAAGCTTGATATAA